One Lentimicrobiaceae bacterium genomic window, TAACTTTCTCGGTACCATAGTACAACCTTATGCTGAGCTCACTAAAAATGCCAGGCTTATCATTCATAAACCTTGTAATGTTACTTACCATAGACCTCCTTTTAATACAAAATCTGCACTAATCCATTTTATTGAAAGAGCATTTAATGCATTGCAAGCCCGTTTTTCCGATAGCCATACAGTTACTAAGGCAATTATCGAAGAAATGAACAGGCTTTGTATACAAAATCATATCACCTTTATTGTAGCTGGAATAAATAATGATAAAAGAACAACGGAAATGCTGAGCTATTGTAACAACATGAAAATATTAACCGTTGATATTTCGATAGATAATAAAAGTGGCAAATATACTAACGAACCCTACGATCCCCATCCCAATGCCCTTGCCAACCACATTTATGCTGATAAAATCTTTAAGTTTCTAACAACACATCGCCTCTTATTTCAATAATTTTCGGTATTTTACGGAAAAATCGCAAACACTTTCTGTTAACTTGCATTATTAGGAATAAAATCCTATTTTTGATTAAAAAATGAACTTAACAAATCTTCATCAGGATGCAAGTACCTATCGATATTAATTCCTTTCTGATTCAAGCAATTCAGGCTGCTTTTTATGCCGGTCAGAAAGTTCTTAATATATATAATAGTAAACATATCCCCTTTCAATTAAAACAGGATTTAAGCCCTTTAACATTTGCTGATATTGCTTCCAATCAAATCATCATAGAATATTTAGAACCGCTTGGACTACCTTTTATCAGTGAAGAAAGTGAAAAAACTTCCTACTATTTACGCAAAGAATGGTCATATTTTTGGTTAATTGACCCATTAGACGGCACTAAGGAATTTTTACATCATAATGGAGAATTTACAATTAATATAGCATTAATCCATAAAAATAAAGCAATAATTGGTGTTATATTTATTCCCGTATATAATGAATTGTATTTTGCTTCTTCCCTTTTGGGATCATATAAGGCGAGTAACATAACCCGATTTTCACAAATAGAGAGTTTGCCTACCGTGCTTGCCAATTCTATAAAATTACCAATTTACACAATCAGCGACAGATATATTATTGTTTTGAGTCGCTCACATTCTGATAAAAAAACTGATTTATATATTCAATCATTTCCTTTTTCCGGACTTAGTATTGAAAAATTATACAAAGGGAGTTCTTTAAAATTTTGCATGGTTGCTGAAGGAAGTGCCCATTTATACCCCCGTATCGGAAAAACAATGGAATGGGATACAGCTGCCGGTACTGCCATTGCTGAATTTGCGAATGCTTCAACATATCAGCTTAATACTAAAAATCCATTATTATATAACAAAAAAAAATTTGAGAACCCTAATTTTGTTACCAAAAGAAATAATTAATAAATAATGGCAAATAACAATAAAGAATTTCCACTTGTTTCAATTATAACTGTTAATTTTGATCATTCAGATGTTACATGCGAAATGCTTGATTCTCTTACAAGAATCAGTTATCCCCATATCGAAGTTATTGTTATTGATAATGCTTCTCTTAACGATGATCCCACGATGATTACCCAGAAGCATCCCTGGGTGCGGCTTATTGTAAACAAAAAAAATCTAGGTTTTGCCGGAGCAAATAATATAGGAATTAAAGAAGCTCAAGGCAAATATATTTTATTATTAAATAACGATACAATTGTAGATACACATTTTCTAGAACCCCTGGTTGCCTGCATGGAGTCCGATGCTATGATTGGAGCTGTAAGCCCTAAAATCCGTTTTTTTTATCAACCTGAAATTATTCAATATGCTGGTCTTACCCCTATCAATAATTATACAGTAAGAAGTAAAGGCATAGGTTTCAGAGAAATAGATATGGGACAATACGATAAAAACCGTCTTACGGCATATGCCCACGGAGCTGCTATGATGGTTAGAGTAGATACTATTAAAAAAATCGGTTTGATGTCGAATGCATTTTTCCTTTATTATGAAGAACTCGACTGGAGTTTCCGTATCCGACAGGCTGGCTATAAAATATTTTACGTATTCAATTCCCTTATACTGCACAAAGAGTCAATTACTACCGGAAAAATGAGCCCATTAAAAACTTACTACCTGAACAGAAGTCGTTTATTGTATATGCGCCGCAATATTCGAGGTTTAAGTCTGGTTATCTGTGTCTTATTTCAAATATTTTTTTCTATCCCCAAAAACGCGCTTGTATATATTTTTACTGGTAAGTTTAGTCTGTTGAAAGCATATCTTAAGGCATTAGGTTGGCATTTGAAAAACCTGTTTTTTCACAAAGAAATACATAGCCATCCCTCATATTAATTATTGCACGTAAAAAAATCTAATATGGAACAGGTAACATTCCAGGTGAAACCACGAAAATTTCTTCCCTTAGTTTCTATCATAATTGTTAACTACAATCATTCGGATGTTACCTGCGAACTTATTGAATCACTAAATAAAATAACCTATCCCAATTTCGAAATTATTGTTGTTGACAATCAATCGCCCGATGATGAGCCCATAATTATCAAGCGGACGTACCCTGGAGTACGGCTTGTGAAAAGTCCCATCAACTACGGGTTTGCAGCAGGAAATAATTTTGGTATGATGACCGCACAAGGAAAATATATCCTACTATTAAATTTTGATACTATAGTTACAAAAGATTTTCTCGAACCCTTGGTCAATATTATGGAAGCCCACTCTGAAATTGGTGCGGTTAGTCCCAAAATCCGATATTTTCACACACCCGATACCATTCAATATGCAGGCTATACAACAATGAATACCTTGACCTTACGAAATTTTGCCATCGGTTCCCACCAAATTGACCGGGGGCAATTCAACCAAAGTGGCGAAACTGCCTATGCCCATGGTGCAGCCATGTTGGTTTCAATGGAAGTAATTAAAAAAGTGGGTATGATGTCGTACGCTTTTTTCTTATATTATGAAGAAGCTGACTGGTGCGAACGAATTAAAAGAAATGGATATAAAATTTATTATGTACACGAATCCTTGGTATATCATAAAGAATCAATTGCAACCGGCAAAATGAGTTTTGATAAAATATATTACCTCACTCGCAATCGTTTAATTTTCATGCGAAGAAATATTTTGGGATTTAAATTTTTTATTGCCGTACTATACCAAATTTTTATTGCAATTCCCCGTAACTCGTTACGATGGCTGATTAAAGGCAAATTTGATTTATTCTTTGCTTATTATAAGGCTATTGGATGGAATATTACCCATTTGTTTGACAAAGAAATATTTGAAAACCCCATGTTATAATTGTTATGGAAACCCTGATATTTTTCCTAAATTTAATGCAATGGATTCTTTTTGTTATTCTTACATTTTCCACCTTGTATTTATTGTACTTTTCAATTGCAGGAATTTTTAGTTATCACCCCCGTCAAAGGTTTGATGAAAACTTTCGAAAAATTGCCGTGTTAATACCTGGATATAAAGAAGATATGGTAGTTGTTGAGTCGGCTTCCGATGCTTTACAACAAAATTATCCAAAGGATATGTTTGACGTTGTGGTTATTGCCGATAGTTTGCAACCTAACACCCTAAAAGCACTTAATAATTTGCCCATCAAACTTATAGAAGTAAGTTTTGAAAAAAGCACCAAATCAAAAGCCCTTAATAAAGCAATGGAACAATTACCCGAAGATTATGCTATAGCAATAATTCTTGATGCTGATAATCTGATGGAAAGAGATTTCCTAAAAAAAATAAATATGTCGTTCGCAGCAGGCTATTTGGCAGTACAGGGACACAGAGTGGCAAAAAACATGAATACCCCTTTTGCAATTCTTGATGCTATCAGCGAAGAAATTAATAATCATATTTTCAGAAAAGGGCATAGGGTTTCTGGATTATCCTCAGCAATTATAGGTTCCGGAATGGCTTTTGAATATTCTTATTTTAAAAACTTAATGAACGGAATAAAGGCGGTAGGAGGTTTCGATAAAGAAATTGAACTAAAAATGCTTAAAGAAGGAAAAACTATTGAATATCTTCCTGATGCTTATGTTTATGATGAAAAAGTACAGAAATCTGAAGTATTTTCCAACCAGCGACGCAGGTGGCTTTCTGCACAGGTACATTATTTCAGAATTTATATACTTGATGCAATAAAAGAAGTATTTGTACATAGAAATATTGATTATTTTGATAAAGCATTTCAATTTATTCAGCCACCAAGAATTTTGTTATTAGGCATAATAACTATTATTTTTATATTTTCTCTAATTTTTAATCCATTGTATATAATGTTATTCTGGTTATATTTATTCGGAATTTGCGTTTTTACTTTTTTACTTTCAATACCTATAAAATTTTATAATATCCAAACATTAAAAGCTATAGTGTATTTACCTAAAGGGTTTTTTCTTATGCTTATATCATTGTTAAAAATCAAAGGAGCTAATCAACGTTTTATTCATACACAGCATACAAGTATAAAAAACAATAAATAATGCAACCAAAATAATATCAACATGTTAAATATTTTTAAATTTCAAATATTAAAATAAAAATTGTTATCTAAAGAAAAAAATTATATCTTTATAAACTATTTTCTCTAATTAAATTAATCTAAAATGGCAAATTCTTACAATGCTGAAAAATTGTTATTTAGAAGACAATTTATACTTGGACCCCGTTTTATTGAAAAATTTCCAACATGGAATAAATTTAATTTAAATAAAACGCTTTTTGTTACCCTGCATCCAGATTTGCCCTATAAACAAGTAAGCAAAAATGGATTTACCCTCACACTTTTGGGTTACATCATTAATTCTGAACAAATTTCATCTTCCGATGAAGATATTTTATACGATATCCTCAGCAAAATTCAGAAAATTGATGACATTTTTGAGAACCTTACCGATGACTTAGGTGGCAGATGGATTTTGATTATTGACGATGGCAATGAGTGTAAGCTATTTCACGATGCCGCCGGTCTTCGCCAGGTTTGCTATACAAATGAAATGAATGGGGAAATCTGGTGCGCTTCCACTCCAGGTATTATAGCAGAAGAATTGGGCTTTACAATTGGCAGCGACGCGCTGGAATTTATTAACTCTCCACAATGGAAAAATGCCCACGAATATTGGTGGCCCGGTATGACCACCCCATTCAGGGAAATCTCTCAATTACTGCCTAACTTCTACCTCGATCTGAAACATTGTACATATCACAGATATTGGCCTAATAAATATTATCCTTATCCTGCCCCTTACAAGGAAGGTATTAAAAAAAGTGCCGAATTGCTAAAAAAACTCTGCAATGCTGCATTCCAACGTTTCCCGGTAGAAGGCACCATTTCTGCAGGTTACGACACCCGTACCATTTTAGCTGCCAGTAAAGATTTTGCCAAAGAAATAGAATATTTAACCCTTATTTATTGGTCGTATACGCAGGAAAGTACCGATTCGCAAATTTCTACAAGTCTTCTAAAAGATTTAAATCTAAAACACAAACTCGTACAGTGCAGAAAGGAATGCAGCCCCGAATTCTGGGAAATTTATAAAAGAAACGTTACGACTGCTCATCTTGCTTATGCAAGTATTAATGAAACCCTTATGGAATATTTTCCCCAGGAAAAAGTAGCCATTAAAGGTACGGTAAGCAGTGAAATTATAAGGGAACAATATATTGATAAAACACGGAAAAAAGATGGCAAAAACTTTGCTCAAATTTCTGGTTTTAATGGAAATAAGTTTATGGAAAAACACTTGCAAATCTGGCTCGACGAAGCTTTACCGTATGCAAAAAAATTCAACGTCAATATTAACGAATTGTATGGTTGGGAACAACAAACCGGTAGATGGCAGGCAATGACCCAGGCTGAGGGAGACATTGCGCAGGAAGTATTTGTACCTTTTAACTGCAGAAATCTTATAATGTATATGTTGCAAGTACACGACAAATACCGTCGTCCGTTTTATTATAAATTATATGAAGAAATGGTAAAATATAACTGGCTTGAATGTAATGCCTATCCGATGAATCCCCACAAACGCGGCTGGAAACCCCAGTTAAAAAATATTTTACGCCAATCCGGATTTTATCCTTTTTTCATTACTTTATTTTATAAATTTCACAAACAAAAAAGCCACATTTAAGTATCTGTAATTATGATAATTGGTATAGAAGGACAACGACTCTTCCGGAAAAAGAAACATGGGATGGACATGGTGGCACTTGAGTTAATTAACCACCTCCAGCAAATTGACACAATTAATCAATATTTTATTTTCGTGAAGCCCGGTGAGGATGATTCCTGCATAAAAGAAACTTCCAACTTTTCAATCATCCGCTTACAGGGAGGTCCATACCCTATTTGGGAGCAATATGCCCTTCCTAAAGCTGCCCGAAAATATGGGTGCCAAATATTACACTGTACCAGCAATACAGCACCGGTTTTTACCTCCATCCCTTTAGTTACCACACTGCATGACATCATCTACCTCGAAAGTATTAGTATTTTTAAAAAATCTGGCACCTGGTACCAAAAGTTCGGGAATTTGTATCGTAAGTTCGTGGTTCCACAGGTTGTAAAAAAGAGCAACCGTATCATAACCGTTTCATTATTCGAGCAAAAGAGAATAGTTGATTTTTTTGGATTTAAAGATGACAAAAAACTTATCGCCGTTTACAACGGGGTGGGAAGCCATTTTAAAAGAGTAGAAAATCCGGAAATTCTTTCTGCTATAAAAATTAAATACCAATTACCGGATCAATTTTTTTTCCACCTTGGTAATACCGACCCCAAAAAAAACACAAAAGGAGTTCTTAAAGCATACTCTGATTTTCTTAAAATAACAGGAGCGAAAATTTCTCTTGTAATGTTAGATTTTGACACAGCAGAATTGCAAAAAATATTAAAAGAAATTAGAAACGAGACTCTTATAGAATCTATTCACCTTACAGGATATGTTGTAAACACCGATTTACCTGCAATCTATTCACTTTGCAGCTTGTTTTTATACCCATCACTACGCGAAAGTTTTGGAATTCCCATACTTGAAGCAATGGCTTGCGGAACACCAGTTATTACTTCTAATACATCCTCAATGCCGGAAATTGCCGGTAATGCAGCCCTTTTGGTTAACCCTTTTGATACGGAAGAAATAGTACAAGCAATGCTTAGTATTTACCAAAACCCCTCTTTACAATTGGACTTAACTACAAAAGGATACCTACAAGCATCCCTTTTTTCATGGAAAGCCATGGCAGAACATGTGCTGCAAATTTATGAAGACCTTTCACATTCAATTTAATCAGTGTAACAATGTTAAAAGACAGAGATTTTGTAATTTTTGGACTTCAATCATGGGATGTTGAAATCGGCAGCACCTGTAAATATACAGCCCTCGAGATTTCAAAAAACAATCGGGTACTTTTTGTAAGCATTCCGTTACAACGTGGCGCGTGGCTAAAAGAAAGGCATAAACCCGAAGTAAAAAAACGCCTCTCGGTTTTAAAAGGGTTAGTCCCTAATCTTGAGAAAGTAGGTGATAATATTTGGAATCTGTATCCCAAAACGGTTTTTGAATCCATCAATTGGATTAACAATCCTCGCATTTTTGATTTCTTTAATAAGCTAAACGAGAGGCGATTAGCAAAAGAAATCAAAAAAGCCATTGAACAGCTTGGATTTAAGGATATAATAATTTTAAATGATAACTCAATGTTAGTGGGCTATTATTTGAAAGAGCTTTTAAAACCACAATTTTATATCTATTTATTAAGAGATGCTGTTACACTGGTGCCGTACCATGCCAAACACGGGACACGGCTTGAACCCTTGCTTATTTCTAAAATTGATCTTGTTGTTACCAATTCTGATTATTTCAGAAACTTTGCAGCCAGATACAATTCCCAATCCTATATGATCGGGCAGGGTTGCGACCTGACAATGTACTCTGATCCCGATGGAACAATGCCAGTGCCGGAAGAAACCATCCCCATAAAGCGCCCTGTTATTGGTTACACGGGAGTATTAACAACCATCCGACTCGATATTAATATATTAGTTTACATCGCAGAACAAAAACCTGAATGGACTTTACTATTAGTTGGACCGGAAGATGAAGATTTTCGAAAAAGCAAACTGCATCAGCTTCCTAATGTTATTTTTACCGGAAGGAAAGAGCCACGACAACTTCCCGCTTATATTAAATCATTTGATGTAGCCATTAACCCTCAACTGGTTAATCCTATTACGGATATTAACTACCCTTTAAAAATTGACGAATATCTTGCCATGGGAAAGCCTGCCGTAGCTACAAAAACTACCTTTATGGCTTATTTTAGTGAATACTCTTACCTCCCATCATCTCCCGAAGAATATATTATTGCGATTGAAAAAGCTATATCTGAAAACACCCCTGAACTCGAAAAAAGAAGAAAACAGTTTGCCGCCGGACACAGTTGGGAAAATTTTGTAAATAAAATATATACACACGCTTATAATTGTATGATTCAAAAAGGGATATTTAAATAATACCATTACTAATATGAACATTGTGGTAACAGGGTTGCAAAGTTGGGACAGCGATATCGGTAGTAACTGTATTGATATCAGCCGGGAATTGGCAAAAAACCATAATGTATTGTACGTAAACTACCCATTGGACAGAATGACGGTATATAGAAATTCACGCCATCCCAAAATAAAGCAACGGATGGCTGTTTTAAAAAGTAAAGCTCCTGACCTTGTTAAGGTAGAAGAAAATTTATGGGTTTTTACCCCTCCTATTCTGTTAGAATCCATAAGCAGAATTGCCATTCCCTTTCTTTTCGATTTTATCAATACACACAACAATGTTAAATACGCCAATGCTATAAAAACTGCGATAGATAAACTTAATTTTAATGATTTTATTCTTTTAAATGATAATGATATTTACAGAACTTTGCATTTTAAAAAATTACTTAATCCTCGTTTATATATTTATTATTTAAGAGATTATATGATTGAAACCGCTTATTATAAATACCATGGACAACGTATTGAACACATATTGATTAAAAATGCCGACGCAATATTTACAAATTCATTATTCCTTGAAAAATATGCACAAACAATAAATAATGTATGTTTTTTTACAGGACAGGGTTGTGATACCCATTTATACGACCCAGAATCTATTACATCTGTTCCCGAAGATATTATACAAATTCCATACCCTATCATTGGATACACAGGAGCTTTGCGGACATTGCGTCTCGACATTCCTCTGCTCGAAACAATTGCCTCTAAAAGACCCAATTGGAGTTTTGTATTTATTGGTACTGAAGATGAATCATTCAGCAAAAGTGCACTCCATTTTATGCCCAATGTGCATTTTTTAGGAAGCCGGGATGCACATTTACTCCCCACTTATGTTTCTTCTTTTGATGTAGCTATTAATCCTCAGATAGTTAACAAAACAACCCTTGGAAATTATCCGCGAAAAATTGACGAATACCTCTCCATGGGAAAACCAGTCGTAGCTACCCGTACCGAAGCAATGGAAATGTTTTCGGATTATGTTTTTCTTGCCGATAATTGCGAAACATTCATACAAGGGATTGATTACGCATTACAACACAATACTCCTGCGCAAATACAAGCAAGAAAAGAATATGCCCAAACGCATACCTGGGAGAAAGTGGTAAAAACAATGATACAGATTATACAAAACAATTTCAAAATTTATTAAACTATATTATGACTATAAGTAGCTTTATCAAATCAAACCCATTATTAAAAAAAGTGATCTACCGCATGCTGACACCCAGGTACCAATCCAGACCCAGGCTCTGGGTAAAATGGTTTGTCAACCCGTTTTTTCATAAAAAAGGTCGTGGAGCAGTCATTCGCAATCATACAAGAATTGATGTAATGCCTTGGAGCCAATTTATCATAGGAAAACATACAACAATAGAAGATTTTTGCACTGTTAATAATTTGGTGGGAGATGTAATTATCGGCGAATACACACGTATTGGAATGGCTAATGTAATAATTGGGCCTATACGCATTGGAAACAATGTAATTTTCGCTCAAAATATTGTTCTTTCAGGTTTAAATCACGGATATGAGGACATAACCATTCCTCCAACTTATCAGGAAATAATTAAAAAAGAAATAATTATAGAAGATGATGTTTGGATAGGTGCAAACAGCGTAGTAGTTGCAGGAGTAACCATTGGGAGGCATGCTGTGATTGCCGCAGGAAGCATAGTTACCCATAATGTACCTCCCTTTACAGTAGTTGCCGGGAATCCAGCAAAGACGATAAAACAATATAATGCCAATACCAAAAAATGGGAAAAATTAAAAAAATAATATATATACAATAAAATATCCATAAGGATAATGCTCATACAAACCGAAGATGATATTTTGTGGATATCTTCCGAGTTATCGAGGCAGGCTATGTGACCAATAAATTAAAAAATTAATAACGCATGAATAAAATAATTATACTTTTTAGATATTTAAAGGATTTTATTAAATATTATGAATTTATTTTCGTTTTCACTTCTATAAAATATCAACTATTCAAAAAAACGTCAAAGCACAACAGATTATATAAGAGCAGTTTAGGATTATTTATTTCCAGAAAAAATTCCATTGATTTTCAATTTGCCAATTATGCATATGAATGGAATGTTAAAAAATTTATATTAGATAATTATAAAGAGTACACTACTTTTATAGATATTGGTTCGCACATTGGAACTTATTGTTTTTTATTAGCCCCAAAGGGATTACGGTGTTATGCTTTTGAACCGACAAAAGAAAATTTCAGAGCTTTACATATCAATATATTACTCAATAAGCTTGAAAACCAAATTACAGCATTTAACATTGGTTTGGGTTCAGAAAATACTGATGAAGATTTTATTTTTGAAGAAATAAATACCGGTGCATCTCATAGGGCAAACCATGAAAACGGTAAAAATCATGAAACTGTTATAATTCGCACATTCGATTCAATTTATGCCAATTTTAATATTGATGTTAACGAAAAAATATTGATAAAAATTGATGTAGAGGGAATGGAAGCAGAAGTTATAAAAGGTGCGACCCAATTTTTGTCAAAATATCCCAACCTGCTCATCGTGATGGAAAGTATCCATTCCGGTGAAAACAATCTTAAAAATAAATTATTAGAAATTGGTGATTATGAATTTTTTAAAGTAGATAGTTTTAATATGGCAGCTAAAAAACATTAATAATTTATATTATGCTGGTTTTAAAAATAACCTTCTGGATTCTTGCATTTATTGTATTTTATTCATATCTTGGATATGGAATGCTATTATTTGTATTAGTAAAACTCAAAAAAATCATCAGTACAAATACAAATAACAAATATGATGATTCTTACGAGCCGGAAGT contains:
- a CDS encoding 3'(2'),5'-bisphosphate nucleotidase CysQ, whose amino-acid sequence is MQVPIDINSFLIQAIQAAFYAGQKVLNIYNSKHIPFQLKQDLSPLTFADIASNQIIIEYLEPLGLPFISEESEKTSYYLRKEWSYFWLIDPLDGTKEFLHHNGEFTINIALIHKNKAIIGVIFIPVYNELYFASSLLGSYKASNITRFSQIESLPTVLANSIKLPIYTISDRYIIVLSRSHSDKKTDLYIQSFPFSGLSIEKLYKGSSLKFCMVAEGSAHLYPRIGKTMEWDTAAGTAIAEFANASTYQLNTKNPLLYNKKKFENPNFVTKRNN
- a CDS encoding glycosyltransferase family 2 protein encodes the protein MANNNKEFPLVSIITVNFDHSDVTCEMLDSLTRISYPHIEVIVIDNASLNDDPTMITQKHPWVRLIVNKKNLGFAGANNIGIKEAQGKYILLLNNDTIVDTHFLEPLVACMESDAMIGAVSPKIRFFYQPEIIQYAGLTPINNYTVRSKGIGFREIDMGQYDKNRLTAYAHGAAMMVRVDTIKKIGLMSNAFFLYYEELDWSFRIRQAGYKIFYVFNSLILHKESITTGKMSPLKTYYLNRSRLLYMRRNIRGLSLVICVLFQIFFSIPKNALVYIFTGKFSLLKAYLKALGWHLKNLFFHKEIHSHPSY
- a CDS encoding glycosyltransferase family 2 protein, translating into MEQVTFQVKPRKFLPLVSIIIVNYNHSDVTCELIESLNKITYPNFEIIVVDNQSPDDEPIIIKRTYPGVRLVKSPINYGFAAGNNFGMMTAQGKYILLLNFDTIVTKDFLEPLVNIMEAHSEIGAVSPKIRYFHTPDTIQYAGYTTMNTLTLRNFAIGSHQIDRGQFNQSGETAYAHGAAMLVSMEVIKKVGMMSYAFFLYYEEADWCERIKRNGYKIYYVHESLVYHKESIATGKMSFDKIYYLTRNRLIFMRRNILGFKFFIAVLYQIFIAIPRNSLRWLIKGKFDLFFAYYKAIGWNITHLFDKEIFENPML
- a CDS encoding glycosyltransferase family 2 protein: MLIPGYKEDMVVVESASDALQQNYPKDMFDVVVIADSLQPNTLKALNNLPIKLIEVSFEKSTKSKALNKAMEQLPEDYAIAIILDADNLMERDFLKKINMSFAAGYLAVQGHRVAKNMNTPFAILDAISEEINNHIFRKGHRVSGLSSAIIGSGMAFEYSYFKNLMNGIKAVGGFDKEIELKMLKEGKTIEYLPDAYVYDEKVQKSEVFSNQRRRWLSAQVHYFRIYILDAIKEVFVHRNIDYFDKAFQFIQPPRILLLGIITIIFIFSLIFNPLYIMLFWLYLFGICVFTFLLSIPIKFYNIQTLKAIVYLPKGFFLMLISLLKIKGANQRFIHTQHTSIKNNK
- a CDS encoding glycosyltransferase family 4 protein; this encodes MIIGIEGQRLFRKKKHGMDMVALELINHLQQIDTINQYFIFVKPGEDDSCIKETSNFSIIRLQGGPYPIWEQYALPKAARKYGCQILHCTSNTAPVFTSIPLVTTLHDIIYLESISIFKKSGTWYQKFGNLYRKFVVPQVVKKSNRIITVSLFEQKRIVDFFGFKDDKKLIAVYNGVGSHFKRVENPEILSAIKIKYQLPDQFFFHLGNTDPKKNTKGVLKAYSDFLKITGAKISLVMLDFDTAELQKILKEIRNETLIESIHLTGYVVNTDLPAIYSLCSLFLYPSLRESFGIPILEAMACGTPVITSNTSSMPEIAGNAALLVNPFDTEEIVQAMLSIYQNPSLQLDLTTKGYLQASLFSWKAMAEHVLQIYEDLSHSI
- a CDS encoding glycosyltransferase, which gives rise to MLKDRDFVIFGLQSWDVEIGSTCKYTALEISKNNRVLFVSIPLQRGAWLKERHKPEVKKRLSVLKGLVPNLEKVGDNIWNLYPKTVFESINWINNPRIFDFFNKLNERRLAKEIKKAIEQLGFKDIIILNDNSMLVGYYLKELLKPQFYIYLLRDAVTLVPYHAKHGTRLEPLLISKIDLVVTNSDYFRNFAARYNSQSYMIGQGCDLTMYSDPDGTMPVPEETIPIKRPVIGYTGVLTTIRLDINILVYIAEQKPEWTLLLVGPEDEDFRKSKLHQLPNVIFTGRKEPRQLPAYIKSFDVAINPQLVNPITDINYPLKIDEYLAMGKPAVATKTTFMAYFSEYSYLPSSPEEYIIAIEKAISENTPELEKRRKQFAAGHSWENFVNKIYTHAYNCMIQKGIFK
- a CDS encoding glycosyltransferase, with the protein product MNIVVTGLQSWDSDIGSNCIDISRELAKNHNVLYVNYPLDRMTVYRNSRHPKIKQRMAVLKSKAPDLVKVEENLWVFTPPILLESISRIAIPFLFDFINTHNNVKYANAIKTAIDKLNFNDFILLNDNDIYRTLHFKKLLNPRLYIYYLRDYMIETAYYKYHGQRIEHILIKNADAIFTNSLFLEKYAQTINNVCFFTGQGCDTHLYDPESITSVPEDIIQIPYPIIGYTGALRTLRLDIPLLETIASKRPNWSFVFIGTEDESFSKSALHFMPNVHFLGSRDAHLLPTYVSSFDVAINPQIVNKTTLGNYPRKIDEYLSMGKPVVATRTEAMEMFSDYVFLADNCETFIQGIDYALQHNTPAQIQARKEYAQTHTWEKVVKTMIQIIQNNFKIY
- a CDS encoding acyltransferase, producing MTISSFIKSNPLLKKVIYRMLTPRYQSRPRLWVKWFVNPFFHKKGRGAVIRNHTRIDVMPWSQFIIGKHTTIEDFCTVNNLVGDVIIGEYTRIGMANVIIGPIRIGNNVIFAQNIVLSGLNHGYEDITIPPTYQEIIKKEIIIEDDVWIGANSVVVAGVTIGRHAVIAAGSIVTHNVPPFTVVAGNPAKTIKQYNANTKKWEKLKK
- a CDS encoding FkbM family methyltransferase, whose protein sequence is MNKIIILFRYLKDFIKYYEFIFVFTSIKYQLFKKTSKHNRLYKSSLGLFISRKNSIDFQFANYAYEWNVKKFILDNYKEYTTFIDIGSHIGTYCFLLAPKGLRCYAFEPTKENFRALHINILLNKLENQITAFNIGLGSENTDEDFIFEEINTGASHRANHENGKNHETVIIRTFDSIYANFNIDVNEKILIKIDVEGMEAEVIKGATQFLSKYPNLLIVMESIHSGENNLKNKLLEIGDYEFFKVDSFNMAAKKH